The following nucleotide sequence is from SAR202 cluster bacterium.
TTGGGCAGCTTGAAGCCGTTGTCCACCAGCACCTTCGTCTGGGAACGCAGCAGGTCGGCGTACTTCATGTCGCCCGTCAGCAGCAGCGCACACTCCGCCGCGATGGTCATGCCGTGGAACATGATGTTGAATCCCTGGTAGTGGCCCCAGCCGTAGAAGCCGCCGTGCCAGACTCCGTTGCGGTGCTCGCCCGGCTTCCCGGTCGGCCCTACGTTGTCCGGAATGATCCCGCCGTTTTGCTTGATGCGGTCCATCCAGGCGTCAACGTACTCGACCACCCACTGCTTGTACTTGGGATCGCCGGTGTACAGGTATGCGTCAGTGACCTGGGCCGCGGCCGCCAGGTTGTTTGCGGAGTCGCAATCAAGCACGATGTGCTCAAATGCCTTGATGACCTCCTCGGCCCTCTTCGGGTCCTTCCACCAGCCGATCTCCGGCTCCATGATGGGCCACAGGCTGGCGCGGATGCCCTGCGGCTTGGGCACCCACTTCGACATCCCCGTCTTCTCCGGGTTGCCGCCGTGTAGGAGCGTCATGACCGTGACGAGCTTCGCCTTGTGCCACGGCCCGTCGCTGGCCTGCGCGGGCGAGCGCAGGACCTTGTGCTTCTTGTCGTAGTTGGGTGCTTCAGGGTCGTCCCCGGTGTGGAGGTCCGCGAACCTCCGAGCACGACGGACGTTCTCCGTATTGTCCGGCATGGCGACGCCGAAGTCGTACCATGCCATGTTGCCCTCGCCCTTGTGGTGCCACTCGGCGTCGCCGGGGTGGTCCAGGCTATAGTACTCACGGTATATGTTCTGCCTGAACCGGGTCTCCGTGCGGTGGGTGATGCCCTGGCTGCAGATCCTGGTCGCGGTCTCCCAGTTCTGCATTGCATAGTCCCGCAGCCGCTCGTCCCCGCCCATCGCGTAAAAGAGGCCCCAGTTGTAGCACTGCTCATAAAAATCGTCCACGTCGTCCGCCCACAGGGGCGCGCCGTTGGGCTCGAAGTACTTCTTACGGAGGGCAAAAGCGCCCTGCTCCATGAGCGTCATCAGCCTGCGCTCTAGGATCGCCCAGGTGGGCGGCGATTTTATCTGCGTCGCCTTGATATTCGGCATTTCGGGCATCGTGTTTACCATTTGGCACTATCCTGAATTTCGGGATTACGGCGACCAGGGGTCCGGTCGCGGCACAACGTGTGGCACGTTACGCGCGCCGGTGCGCCATGTCAATACTCGCATTGACACCCGGCATAGCTGAATTTACACTCACACAAATCCTGAAGGTGACCGCATGAGCACAAGCAAGAAGACCCTGTTCCCACTCATCGGCGTCGTGCCGATCGTCCTCACGCCGTTCAACGACGACGGCAGCATCGACTTCGCGTCCCTCGAGCGCGAGGTCGAGCATGGTATAAAGGACGGCGTCGCCGGCTTCATCGTCCCCGCCGTCGCCAGCGAAGTAAACAAGCTCACAGAGGATGAGCGAAAGCAGCTCACAGTCAGGGTTATTTCCCAGGTCAAAGGCCGCGTCCCGGTCGTGATCGGCGCCAGCCACCCGGACGCGAAGCAGTCCCGAGGCCTGGCGGAATACGGCATGGCCCAGGGGGCCGCGGGCATTCTCTGCTCAGTGCCCATCCCGATAATTGACGACAAAGTGAAGGTGAAGGCCTACCTGCACGAAGTTGCGAAGGCCCGGATGACGATGCTCATGGTGTAGGACCTGCACTGGAACGGCTACGGGATGCCGCTGGACGCTCACCTTGAGCTCTGGCAGGAGATCGATAGCTACCGCTGCCTGAAGCTGTAGACCGTGCCCGCCGGATACAAGCTCACGCAGCTCGCCGAGGCAACCGGCGGGCAGCTTTGCATCGGCGTCGGCTGGTCGCTGCCGCAGCTCATCGAATCGCTCGACCGGGGCGCGCACTTCCTCACGACCGCCAGCGTCAACAGGCCGTTCGTGAAAGTTATGCAGCTCCACCGCGCCAGCCGCCGCAAGGAGGCGATCGACCTGTTCAACGCCACCCTGCCGTTCGTTGCCTTCAAGCAGCAGCACCTGGATATCTCCCTGAATATCCTGAAGCGATACTGCGTCCGCCGCGGCATCTTCAAGACCGCAAAGTGCCGCGATCCAATCCTGCCGTTCGACGCCCACCACGAGCGCCTCACGCAAGAGGTGCTGGACGGGATAATCGCGCTCGAGGACAGCCTCAGATAGCCAATCCGGCTTACACGCCCGGCAAGGAGCAAACAGTGAACATCCACCTCGTCGACGGCACCTACGAGCTCTTTCGTGCGCACTTCGGCACGCCGCCTGCGAAGTCGCCGGACGGCCGCACCGTCGGCGCAACCAGAGGCATCATCCAGACGCTGCTGGCGCTGCTGAAACAACCTGGGGTGACGCACGTCGGGGTGGCATTCGACCACGTCATAGAGTCGTTCCGGAATGACCTCTATCCCGGCTACAAGACGAGCGCCGGCGTCCCACCCGAGCTGCTGGCGCAGTTCCCCCTCGCCGAACGCGCCGCGGCGGCCCTGGGGCTGGTGGTGTGGCCGATGGTGGAGTTCGAGGCGGACGACGCAATTGCTACCGCCGCTACGCGATGGCATGCCGACCCGCAGGTTGAGCAAGTGGTGGTATGCTCGCCCGACAAGGACCTTTGCCAGCTCGTGCGTGGCGACAAGATCGTGTGCCTGGACAGGCGGCAGAACATCGTCTTGAACGAGGCGGCGGTGATCGAGAAGTTCGGCGTCCCGCCCGCATCGATCCCGGACTACCTGGGCCTTATCGGCGACTCCGCGGACGGCTTCCCCGGCGTCGCGCGCTGGGGAGCGAAGTCAACTGCACCAGTGCTCCGCCGCTTCGGCACAATAGAGGCCATCCAGGACAACCCGCTGCTGTGGGACGTGCGTGTCCGCGGGGCACAGTCGATGGCCGACAGCCTGCGGGCAAGCCGGGCGGACGCGATGCTCTTCAAGAAGCTCGCGACGCTACGGTACGACGTGCCCCTCCAGGAGTCGCTGGACGACCTCCGCTGGCGCGGCGTTCGCCGGGCAGAATTCATCGCCCTGTGCGAAGATCTGGGTCTCCAGCGCCTCAAGGACGCCCCCGTCAAGTGGGCGGAGAATGGCAGTTAGCAACCGGCCCGGTCCCCTTCTTGCCAACTACTAACTACCTACTACTAACTACCAACATCCACCCGCGCCCATCGCGCGCTTTTGAACGTGTTGTCGCCGGCGTAGAAGACCACCAGCACCGTCCCGTCGGGAAGCAGCACTCCACGAGGGTGGCCGAAGCGCCAGGCTATCATGTCGTCCCACAGCTCTTTCTGCGGACGCGGCCCCTTGGCCCCGGCCTCCTCGCCATCCGCGCTGTCGTACACCGCCAGGTCGTGTGAACGGTCCCACGTCTTCCCGAAGTCGCGGCTAAGGGACATCGCTATTCCCGGCCTTGGCCCGCGACGGACGGGATATACCGCCGCCAGCCTGTCCCCACCAAGAGCGATGGGCTGCGTATGCTGCCCAGGCAGGCCCGTCGCCACGGGAGTAGTCCACTCCCTGCCGTCCGGCGTCCCCCATGAAATGTGTGAGTCAACGTCCTGCTGCTTTGCGGAGTCGTGTGTCCAGTACATCGCCGCGAGCTGCCCTGTACCGGGGTGCTGCGCATAGCGAACGTCCCAGTAGTACAGGGCCTGTTTGGGGTGCGCCGCAACAGTCACGTATTCCGGCCACGTCCTGCCGAAGTCGTGGGAAAGGCGCAGCTCGGTGCCTTGCTTCGCCTGCGACTCGTCGTCGTACTCTTTCCAGTGCTCGTAAGGCTGCGCCAGCACGCCGTTGGCGAGCTTGAGTATGGCGTGGGTGTTGGGAGACGCGCCAACATGTGGGTCCGTCTTCATCCGCTTGCGCCCTGTCCACGTCCGGCCTCCGTCACGGGAGACGGAGTGGTATATCCGCATGGGCAGAATGCCCTGTGTCCGGGGGCTCACGTACGGCAGCGAGGGATCGGTGCGGTCCACCCACAAGCCTGTCGCCGTCAGGACTCCGGGCGTGAGCTCTGCAATGGAGAACGTTTTTATTTCACCCGGCGTCCCATCCGCCCACATCCCTTTTTCGAACCCGTCCCACCGTAGCGACCACGTCTTGCCGCCGTCGCTGCTGGCGTAGACCACCTCGTGCCCGTCCAGAGACTCCCGCTCACTACCCAGCCGGAAGGATGCCAGGAGCTCCCCATTGCTCGCCAGGAAGATGTCGGTGAACGCCGCTGAACGCTTGGGGAACGGAGCGCCCCGTGAATCGTGCATATATCCGGACGATATTACGCGCATGACTGGACACTCCTGCT
It contains:
- a CDS encoding flap endonuclease, producing the protein MNIHLVDGTYELFRAHFGTPPAKSPDGRTVGATRGIIQTLLALLKQPGVTHVGVAFDHVIESFRNDLYPGYKTSAGVPPELLAQFPLAERAAAALGLVVWPMVEFEADDAIATAATRWHADPQVEQVVVCSPDKDLCQLVRGDKIVCLDRRQNIVLNEAAVIEKFGVPPASIPDYLGLIGDSADGFPGVARWGAKSTAPVLRRFGTIEAIQDNPLLWDVRVRGAQSMADSLRASRADAMLFKKLATLRYDVPLQESLDDLRWRGVRRAEFIALCEDLGLQRLKDAPVKWAENGS
- a CDS encoding dihydrodipicolinate synthase family protein, which encodes MSTSKKTLFPLIGVVPIVLTPFNDDGSIDFASLEREVEHGIKDGVAGFIVPAVASEVNKLTEDERKQLTVRVISQVKGRVPVVIGASHPDAKQSRGLAEYGMAQGAAGILCSVPIPIIDDKVKVKAYLHEVAKARMTMLMV